The following coding sequences are from one Arachis hypogaea cultivar Tifrunner chromosome 7, arahy.Tifrunner.gnm2.J5K5, whole genome shotgun sequence window:
- the LOC112702580 gene encoding protein RGF1 INDUCIBLE TRANSCRIPTION FACTOR 1: MVLPQSTCNLMSAKNKQVAQPEIQKPRWLDAFLRNKFFEQCKDHPERKNELNKYCIDCDQAVCQYCISLGHQDHITLKVYRHVYKDVVSIGTMDKYIDCSEIQRYKSNKRLVISLNPLPHSGSTSNNEASCNTCTRKLNEPNLYRYCSISCKVKAISLEPNDLVPAVIPDQNHNAPQEGPDIPTQERPEANAELPRPRKRRRKGTPHRAPFF; the protein is encoded by the exons aTGGTGTTGCCTCAATCGACATGCAATCTCATGTCAGCAAAG AATAAGCAAGTGGCCCAACCTGAAATCCAGAAGCCTAGATGGCTTGATGCTTTCCTGAGAAACAAGTTTTTTGAGCAGTGCAAGGATCATCCAGAGCGCAAGAATGAGTTGAACAAATACTGTATAGACTGTGATCAGGCAGTTTGCCAGTATTGCATTTCATTAGGTCATCAAGACCACATCACACTTAAGGTCTACAGACATGTTTACAAAGATGTTGTCTCCATTGGTACTATGGATAAGTATATTGACTGCTCAGAAATTCAG CGCTACAAATCCAACAAGCGATTGGTTATTTCTCTGAATCCTCTCCCGCACAGTGGTTCGACATCCAACAATGAGGCATCATGCAATACCTGCACTAGAAAGTTGAATGAACCGAATCTATATCGCTACTGCTCCATTTCTTGCAAG GTCAAGGCTATTTCGCTAGAACCTAATGATTTGGTTCCTGCCGTAATTCCTGACCAGAACCACAATGCTCCTCAGGAAGGACCGGATATTCCTACTCAGGAAAGACCAGAGGCAAATGCCGAACTCCCAAGgccaagaaagagaagaagaaagggaacaCCACATCGAGCTCCATTCTTCTAA